The Nitrospirales bacterium genome includes a window with the following:
- a CDS encoding OmpA family protein, producing the protein MTWHRKLGALIGLFLLNGLFGCQSMVTHEYGEEKSAFSPATPFAAPDLQPIPDIAQTRSEVLQEEPIRPLGSPENLPMLTPASYYHSPDPPKKLPEYVPSLFFAFDSWRLTDKGKHVLELTAAQLRDNPKASLLIEGHCDDRGSEEYNLVLGDKRALAIRDYLLDLGVSQDRLMTVSFGDAHPVCFEDHESCHALNRRGYLVLLDPHLK; encoded by the coding sequence ATGACTTGGCATAGGAAATTAGGGGCGTTGATCGGACTTTTCTTGTTGAATGGACTTTTCGGCTGTCAGTCCATGGTCACCCATGAATATGGCGAGGAAAAGTCGGCATTCTCGCCAGCCACACCGTTTGCCGCTCCCGACCTTCAGCCAATCCCTGACATTGCCCAAACACGATCAGAAGTATTACAGGAAGAGCCGATTCGCCCCCTTGGCTCACCCGAGAATTTACCGATGCTTACGCCAGCGTCCTATTACCATTCACCGGACCCTCCCAAGAAACTCCCTGAGTATGTCCCGAGCCTTTTTTTTGCTTTTGACAGTTGGAGATTGACTGACAAAGGCAAACATGTCCTGGAGCTCACCGCCGCTCAATTGCGAGACAATCCCAAGGCCTCCCTCCTCATCGAAGGTCACTGTGATGATCGTGGGTCCGAAGAATATAACTTGGTGCTCGGCGATAAACGCGCGCTGGCCATTCGAGATTATCTACTCGACCTTGGCGTTTCCCAAGACCGCCTCATGACGGTGTCATTCGGAGACGCCCATCCCGTCTGCTTCGAGGATCACGAGAGCTGTCATGCCCTCAATCGACGGGGATATTTGGTCTTGTTAGACCCTCATCTCAAATAA
- a CDS encoding saccharopine dehydrogenase NADP-binding domain-containing protein, giving the protein MRKILILGGGKIGSLIAVLLAETGEYEVHLGDVEKGATERLAQDMARANFYAHEIDVMAEKALDTFLETTRVDGIVSSLPYYCNPLVGEIARAHRLHYFDLTEDVSVTGKILEVSRGAQQAFIPQCGLAPGFISIVAHDLMTHFDVVESVKMRVGALPVNPSNVLKYSLTWSTDGLINEYGNTCYGIENGKDVPLQPLEGYETIEIDGLLYEAFNTSGGLGTLADTYAGKVRTMNYKTLRYPGHCEKIHLLMNDLKLNDDRETLKRILENAVPKTLQDVVLIYASVTGTRYGELFEENYVKKIYPQTIAGKLWSAIQVTTASGICSIVDLVFANPSAYHGFVTQETFHLHDILANRFGRYFS; this is encoded by the coding sequence ATGCGGAAAATCCTTATCTTGGGTGGCGGGAAAATCGGGTCTTTAATCGCGGTTTTGCTCGCGGAGACTGGCGAATATGAAGTGCATCTTGGCGATGTTGAGAAAGGCGCGACAGAACGGCTGGCTCAAGATATGGCAAGGGCCAACTTTTATGCGCATGAAATCGATGTCATGGCCGAAAAGGCTCTGGATACGTTTCTCGAGACAACACGAGTCGATGGTATCGTGTCGAGCCTTCCCTATTATTGTAATCCTCTCGTGGGGGAAATTGCCCGCGCGCATCGGCTTCATTATTTCGACCTCACTGAAGATGTTTCAGTGACCGGAAAAATCCTGGAAGTCAGTCGAGGCGCCCAGCAGGCGTTTATCCCTCAGTGCGGACTGGCCCCCGGATTCATTAGCATCGTTGCTCATGATCTGATGACGCATTTTGACGTTGTCGAGAGCGTGAAGATGCGGGTGGGGGCGTTGCCTGTCAATCCCAGCAATGTCCTGAAATATTCGTTGACTTGGTCGACGGACGGACTCATTAATGAGTACGGCAACACCTGTTATGGTATTGAAAATGGAAAGGACGTGCCGTTGCAACCTCTCGAAGGATACGAGACCATCGAAATTGATGGGTTGCTCTACGAGGCGTTCAATACCTCCGGAGGTCTCGGAACGCTCGCCGATACCTATGCGGGCAAGGTCCGCACCATGAACTACAAGACGTTACGCTATCCCGGCCATTGTGAAAAGATTCACTTGCTCATGAACGACCTCAAGTTGAACGATGACCGTGAAACCCTTAAACGAATCCTTGAAAATGCCGTGCCGAAAACGTTGCAGGATGTGGTCTTGATCTATGCCTCGGTGACAGGCACCCGGTACGGAGAGCTCTTCGAGGAAAACTACGTGAAGAAAATCTACCCGCAAACCATAGCAGGAAAGCTCTGGTCGGCTATTCAAGTGACGACCGCATCCGGTATTTGCAGCATCGTGGATTTGGTTTTTGCCAACCCTTCGGCTTATCACGGTTTTGTGACGCAGGAAACATTTCATTTGCACGATATTCTTGCGAATCGCTTTGGCCGGTATTTTTCGTGA
- a CDS encoding aldehyde dehydrogenase family protein, whose product MDILKELDLQSSNPGGCMGPGQWTTTTESGVLSSINPATGEPIAAVNLCSAKDYEAIVRESERAFLEWRKVPAPKRGEVIRHIGQALRDKKDALGSLVSMEVGKIKAEGDGEVQEMIDMADFAVGQSRMLYGKTMHSERPNHRMYEQWHPLGIVGVVTAFNFPVAVWAWNACIAAIAGNTVMWKPSPKAPLTALAVQHICNHVMREQGCPGIFSLLITDQNDLAEKMVADHRLPLVSFTGSVPVGRHVASLVGSRLGRTLLELSGNNAVIVDETADLDLAIPAIVFGAVGTAGQRCTTTRRLIVHESRYQEIVTRLIKAYKQVRIGNPLDSDVLMGPLIDRQAVQTYQTALQEITKMGGDILFGGRPLEQAGYFVEPTLVRAENHWDIVQRETFAPILYIVTYKDVDEALMLQNAVPQGLSSSLFTLNMRHAERFLAATGSDCGIANVNIGTSGAEIGGAFGGEKETGGGREAGSDAWKAYMRRQTSTINWGTDLPLAQGITFSLDS is encoded by the coding sequence ATGGATATTCTCAAAGAGCTTGATCTTCAATCTTCCAATCCCGGTGGATGTATGGGGCCAGGGCAGTGGACCACCACGACTGAATCGGGTGTATTGAGTTCAATCAATCCCGCCACAGGTGAACCCATTGCCGCAGTGAATCTCTGTTCGGCGAAAGATTATGAAGCGATAGTTCGTGAATCGGAGCGCGCTTTTCTTGAATGGCGAAAGGTTCCGGCTCCCAAACGAGGGGAGGTCATTCGACATATCGGGCAAGCGTTGCGTGACAAAAAGGATGCCTTGGGCAGTTTAGTCTCGATGGAAGTGGGAAAAATTAAGGCCGAAGGGGACGGTGAAGTGCAGGAGATGATCGATATGGCCGATTTTGCCGTCGGGCAATCCCGAATGCTATACGGGAAGACCATGCATTCCGAACGGCCGAATCATCGCATGTATGAGCAATGGCATCCCTTGGGGATCGTCGGAGTCGTCACGGCGTTTAACTTTCCGGTGGCCGTGTGGGCCTGGAATGCCTGCATCGCGGCCATTGCCGGGAATACCGTCATGTGGAAGCCTTCCCCCAAAGCTCCGCTCACGGCTCTAGCGGTTCAGCATATCTGTAACCATGTCATGCGGGAACAGGGATGTCCTGGGATTTTTTCATTGTTGATCACAGATCAGAACGACCTGGCGGAAAAGATGGTCGCCGACCATCGTCTTCCGCTTGTTTCGTTTACCGGTTCGGTGCCGGTGGGGCGGCATGTGGCGAGTCTCGTCGGAAGCCGCCTGGGTCGTACGTTATTGGAGTTGAGCGGCAATAATGCCGTCATCGTGGATGAAACGGCTGATTTAGACCTCGCGATTCCCGCTATCGTATTTGGCGCGGTCGGTACGGCCGGGCAACGATGTACGACGACCAGGCGTCTGATAGTCCATGAATCCCGGTATCAGGAGATCGTGACTCGTTTGATCAAGGCGTATAAGCAGGTTCGTATCGGCAATCCGTTAGATTCCGATGTTCTGATGGGTCCGTTGATCGACCGCCAAGCGGTTCAGACCTATCAAACCGCTCTTCAGGAAATTACCAAGATGGGAGGCGACATTCTCTTTGGGGGGCGTCCGCTCGAACAAGCAGGGTATTTTGTCGAACCCACGCTCGTGCGAGCCGAAAATCACTGGGATATCGTGCAGCGCGAGACCTTCGCGCCGATTCTGTACATTGTGACCTATAAGGATGTGGATGAAGCCCTCATGTTGCAAAATGCCGTGCCTCAGGGTTTGTCGTCTTCTCTCTTTACGTTGAACATGCGTCATGCTGAACGGTTTTTGGCGGCCACGGGGAGTGATTGTGGTATCGCCAACGTCAATATCGGTACGTCGGGAGCTGAGATCGGCGGGGCGTTTGGAGGAGAG
- a CDS encoding mechanosensitive ion channel, with product MPELSWDMVQRLLSFPLFTVNQTPITISSLFIFCAVIGLGVVVSKLVRAFLERRVLSRMELSAGTHYTLIRIAQYLLWVLAGVIAFQFIGIDLSSIAVLFGFLSVGIGFGLQNLTSNFIAGLMLLFERPIVVGDRVTVGGIEGDVIEINIRSTTIRSLNHMSIIVPNSEFISGTVTNWSHGDPRTRVEIDVGVSYSSDLRVVLQALLEAGTEHPHVLQDPKPKAWLMSFGDSAWNMRLLVWLDSPKDRAQVISDVNCAIVEKFREYHVEIPFPQRDIHVRDLPASLPAVFQA from the coding sequence ATGCCTGAATTGAGTTGGGACATGGTTCAACGATTATTGAGCTTTCCATTATTTACCGTGAATCAGACCCCGATCACGATCTCTTCACTTTTCATATTCTGTGCGGTGATCGGACTCGGGGTCGTCGTGAGTAAACTTGTTCGTGCGTTCCTCGAACGCCGCGTCTTGTCTCGTATGGAATTGAGTGCTGGAACCCACTACACCCTTATCCGCATCGCTCAGTACCTGCTCTGGGTGCTGGCCGGCGTCATCGCGTTTCAGTTTATCGGAATCGACCTCAGCAGCATCGCCGTACTGTTTGGTTTTCTGTCGGTCGGTATTGGATTCGGGCTACAAAATCTTACGTCAAATTTTATCGCCGGGCTTATGCTCCTGTTTGAACGCCCGATCGTCGTCGGTGACCGGGTCACTGTCGGAGGCATAGAAGGGGATGTGATCGAGATCAATATTCGATCGACCACGATTCGATCCCTGAATCATATGTCGATCATCGTGCCCAATTCTGAGTTCATTTCCGGGACGGTCACGAATTGGTCGCATGGTGACCCACGGACACGAGTGGAAATTGATGTCGGAGTATCTTATAGTTCAGACCTACGGGTTGTCTTGCAAGCTCTTTTAGAGGCAGGGACAGAGCATCCCCACGTGTTACAGGATCCCAAGCCCAAAGCCTGGCTCATGAGCTTTGGCGATAGCGCCTGGAATATGCGGCTCCTCGTGTGGCTTGATTCGCCGAAGGATCGCGCTCAAGTTATTTCGGACGTCAATTGCGCGATCGTCGAAAAATTTCGCGAATACCATGTTGAAATCCCATTCCCACAACGGGATATTCATGTCCGTGACTTGCCCGCTTCCCTCCCGGCAGTCTTCCAGGCATAG
- a CDS encoding zinc transporter ZntB produces MKDEQGLVFAGLLNGTGGMTSLTWDGIQKWCASHGCLWVHLDRLGADSQRWVREESGLDPIVAEALLEEETRPRIMVLDDSVFMTLRGVNLNAGADPEDMISIRLWIDANRVVTVRHRLLMTIQDIHASLLANSGPKGPGDFLTVLADRLMERMAPVIGHLDDEIDEIEEHIIEEVSHQLRSQLGSIRRQTIALRRYIAPQREVISHLSHTQLTWLTSVHRARIREVADHLIRYVEDLDAARDRMGVMQEELTGKLSEQMNKTMYILTVLAGIFLPITFVTGLLGINVGGIPGSDDPGAFVIVCSLLTSSAVFVVGLFRWLKWL; encoded by the coding sequence ATGAAGGACGAACAAGGATTAGTATTCGCCGGCCTCTTGAATGGAACTGGAGGAATGACGTCGCTCACGTGGGATGGGATCCAGAAGTGGTGTGCTTCTCACGGATGCTTGTGGGTTCATCTTGACCGGTTGGGCGCGGATAGCCAACGGTGGGTGAGAGAAGAGAGCGGCCTCGACCCGATCGTCGCCGAGGCGCTGCTCGAGGAAGAGACGCGTCCGCGCATCATGGTCTTAGACGATAGTGTGTTTATGACGCTTCGTGGGGTGAATCTGAATGCGGGCGCAGATCCGGAAGATATGATTTCCATCCGTCTTTGGATCGACGCCAATCGAGTGGTGACCGTACGGCATCGTCTACTCATGACCATACAGGATATTCACGCCAGTTTGCTGGCCAATAGCGGTCCGAAAGGCCCTGGAGACTTTCTGACGGTGTTGGCCGATCGTCTGATGGAACGCATGGCGCCCGTGATCGGCCACTTGGACGACGAGATCGACGAAATCGAAGAGCACATCATCGAGGAAGTGAGTCATCAGCTTCGCAGCCAGCTCGGTTCCATTCGGCGTCAGACCATCGCCCTGCGCCGGTATATCGCTCCACAGCGCGAAGTCATCTCCCACCTTTCTCATACGCAGCTGACCTGGTTGACTTCCGTACATCGTGCGAGAATTCGGGAGGTCGCCGATCACCTCATTCGATATGTTGAAGATCTCGATGCCGCGAGAGACCGCATGGGCGTGATGCAGGAAGAGTTGACAGGAAAATTATCCGAGCAGATGAATAAAACGATGTATATCTTGACGGTGTTAGCCGGAATTTTCCTGCCTATTACGTTCGTGACCGGGCTGTTGGGAATCAATGTCGGCGGGATTCCTGGCTCCGATGATCCTGGAGCGTTTGTGATCGTGTGTTCGCTCTTAACGTCGTCGGCGGTATTCGTGGTCGGCCTTTTTCGTTGGTTGAAGTGGTTGTGA
- a CDS encoding glycoside hydrolase family 15 protein — protein MPYQPIENYGLIGNMRTTALVGMNGSIDWLCFPHFDSPSVFASILDEHKGGKFSIAPLSENVTYKQYYWPDTNVLVTRFLSPHGVGRVIDFMPVGTQVHDSPCHGLIRRAHTIRGTMTFRAVCQPAFNYGRDSHTTQVTPEGAIFQSPTLSLHLEAGRPFQQEGNGVVAEFTLKEGEAVDFSLQEFHEDNQRSLLCEADPEDLFRQTVHYWRKWLAKCTYTGRWREMVHRSALALKLLTFEPTGAIVAAPTCSLPEGIGGQRNWDYRYTWIRDAAFTLYGLLRIGFTEEAAQFMNWLEARCMELSPEGALQIMYGIDGRHTLTEEILDHLDGYKGSKPVRVGNGAYAQLQLDIYGELMDSVYLYNKYGTPISYDLWKHLRRLINWVCDNWQRQDEGIWEVRGGPQHFVYSKLMCWVALDRGIRLADKRSFPADRERWLQVRDQIYEEIMSKGWDSTRQAFVQRYGNTSLDAANLMLPLVFFVSPTDPRMLKTLDAIKQSPDKGGLVSNGLVYRYNIAETQDGLDGEEGTFNICTFWLVEAMTRAGKVDRTRLDDARLLFEQMLGYANHLGLFAEETGHHGEALGNFPQAFTHLALISAAFNLDRALGK, from the coding sequence ATGCCATATCAACCAATAGAAAACTATGGACTCATTGGGAATATGCGAACCACGGCATTAGTCGGCATGAATGGGTCTATCGACTGGCTATGCTTCCCACACTTCGATTCACCTAGCGTGTTTGCCTCCATCCTCGATGAACACAAAGGCGGAAAGTTTTCCATCGCTCCGCTTTCTGAAAACGTCACTTACAAGCAATATTACTGGCCCGACACCAATGTCCTGGTCACACGGTTCCTGTCTCCCCACGGAGTCGGGCGGGTGATTGATTTTATGCCGGTCGGGACGCAGGTACACGATTCACCTTGTCATGGGCTGATTCGTCGGGCTCATACCATTCGCGGCACTATGACATTTCGCGCGGTGTGTCAACCAGCGTTTAACTATGGACGAGACTCGCATACAACCCAGGTGACCCCCGAAGGGGCGATTTTTCAATCCCCTACGCTCTCTCTCCATTTGGAGGCCGGCAGACCATTCCAACAAGAGGGTAATGGGGTCGTTGCGGAATTCACGCTCAAAGAAGGGGAGGCGGTGGATTTTTCCTTGCAAGAATTCCATGAGGATAATCAGAGATCTCTGCTTTGTGAAGCCGACCCTGAAGATTTGTTCAGGCAAACGGTCCACTATTGGCGGAAATGGCTAGCCAAATGCACCTACACCGGACGCTGGCGGGAAATGGTTCACCGCTCGGCCTTAGCCTTGAAGCTCTTAACGTTTGAGCCCACGGGGGCCATCGTGGCGGCTCCGACATGCAGCCTGCCCGAAGGCATTGGCGGTCAACGGAACTGGGATTATCGCTATACCTGGATTCGGGACGCGGCCTTCACCCTCTACGGACTCCTCCGCATTGGCTTCACGGAGGAAGCGGCTCAATTCATGAACTGGTTGGAAGCCCGATGTATGGAATTGAGTCCAGAAGGGGCACTTCAAATCATGTACGGGATTGACGGACGCCACACGCTCACCGAGGAAATTCTGGATCATCTCGATGGCTATAAAGGGTCTAAGCCCGTCAGGGTCGGCAACGGCGCCTACGCGCAACTTCAGCTTGATATTTACGGCGAACTGATGGATTCCGTCTATCTCTACAACAAATATGGGACACCGATTTCTTACGATCTGTGGAAGCACCTTCGTCGCCTCATCAATTGGGTATGCGATAACTGGCAACGCCAGGATGAGGGAATATGGGAAGTTCGAGGCGGACCGCAGCATTTCGTCTACTCCAAGCTCATGTGCTGGGTCGCGTTGGATCGGGGGATTCGACTCGCAGACAAACGCTCTTTTCCCGCAGACCGAGAACGATGGCTCCAAGTACGCGATCAGATCTACGAAGAAATCATGAGTAAAGGATGGGATTCAACACGTCAGGCGTTCGTTCAACGCTATGGCAATACGTCACTCGATGCGGCCAATTTAATGCTGCCGCTGGTCTTTTTTGTCTCACCCACGGATCCTCGCATGCTCAAGACGCTTGATGCTATCAAGCAATCACCGGATAAAGGAGGGCTGGTATCCAATGGGTTGGTCTATCGATACAATATCGCGGAAACCCAGGATGGCTTGGATGGAGAAGAAGGGACGTTCAATATTTGCACATTCTGGCTGGTCGAAGCGATGACGCGCGCGGGGAAAGTCGATCGGACGCGACTTGACGACGCACGCCTGCTCTTTGAACAAATGCTGGGCTACGCCAACCACCTCGGCCTTTTTGCTGAAGAAACTGGCCATCATGGTGAAGCGCTCGGTAACTTCCCTCAGGCCTTCACACATCTTGCGTTAATCAGTGCCGCCTTCAATCTCGATCGCGCGCTCGGAAAATAA